TTGAAGTTGGTTAAAATTTGGCGTAAATTTCACTTTGTAAATTTTGATGGGAATTTGAAATGGAGCTCTCACAGATTTTGACACCTAATCTTATTCTTTATCCATTGGAGGCGAGTACAAAAGAAGAAGTGATCTCCAAACTTGTAGATTTGCTCTACAAAGAAGGGAAGGTACCGGATCCCGATTCTGCAAAAAAGGCTGTTATTGAAAGAGAGAAATTGATGAGTACCGGTGTGGGACGGGGAGTTGCCATTCCACATGGCAAGTATTCCTATATAGATGATGTAGTTGTTGCAGTTGGTATTTCCAGAAAGGGTATTGATTTTAATGCAGTAGATGGTCAACCTGTTTACATCTTTATTCTGTTACTTACACCCGAGAAACAACCTACCAAGCATTTGAAGCTTTTGAGCAAATTTTCTAGGATTTTAAGTACTGTTCAAGCTCGGGAGGAAATTCTTGAAGCAAACTCACCCGAGGAGATAGCAAAGATTTTTTATAAATATGATGAAAAATTTTAAGGAGAATATAAATGCCCTTTTGCCCGAAATGTAAGTATGAATTCACAGAAGGTGTAAAAACATGCCCCGATTGTGGTGAGAAACTTGTAGATACTTTAAATGAAGATGAAATTGTAGATGTGAAGTGGGTACCTGTTGGAACATTAAAATCATCCATGTACGGTGATATGGCGAGGGAGCTTTTGGAAAAGAATGACATTCCGGCTTTAGTCGTTACTGACTTTTTCCATGGTGCACTGGCGACTTCAGGAACAGGTTTGGCCGGTACTTTTGCAAAGATTTATGTTCCAGAGGGATCGGTTAATAAGGCAAGAGAGATTTTAAAGGAACATATGGATATTGATTTATCTTGAAAATGAAGTATCGAAGGGTTAGGGGAACAAAGGACATCCTTCCCCAGGATTCGTATAAATGGTTGTATATTGAAGACAAGATAAAGAACTTCGCTAATATCCATAATTATAAATATATAAAAACACCTGCATTTGAAGTAACTGATCTATTTATAAGAAGTATTGGTGATGATACTGATATAGTTTCAAAAGAGATGTATACATTTAAAGATAAAGGGAATAACAGTTTAACATTGAAACCGGAGATGACTGCTCCTGTTATCAGAGCCTATATTGAAGAAAGATTAAATCAGTTGGCGTCGGTTATAAAATTATATTATATTGATTCATTATTCAGGCAGGAAAGACCGCAGAAGGGTAGACTCAGGCAGTTCCATCAATATGGTTTTGAAATAATAGGCAGTTCCTATCCCGAAGCAGATGCCGAAATTATATTTTTATCGTATCAGCTTCTAAGAAGATTTGGAATCGAAAACATGACGGTAAAAGTTAACTCGATTGGTGATAGGGAATCACGAAAGAAATATCTATCAATTCTAAGAGAATCTTTAGAACCACAAAAGAAAAAATTGTGTAAGACATGCCAGATAAGATTTGAAAGAAATATATTGAGATTATTTGACTGTAAAGAACAATCCTGTCAGGCTATACTTGATGAGCATGCTCCGAGGATCATTGATTATATTAGTAAAGATGATAGAGAACATTTTGATGAGGTTTTGAGATTTATAGAAAAAGCTGGTGTGGAATGTGTAATTGATCACAAGCTTGTAAGAGGACTTGATTACTATACCCGTACAACATTTGAAATTACAAGCAATCTATTGGGAGCTCAGGATGCCCTGTGCGGTGGCGGAAGATATGACCATCTTGTTGAGGACCTGGGAGGACAACCTACACCCGCAGTAGGAGTGGCAGGAGGTATAGAAAGACTCTGGATTGCTCTTGAGGAAATTGGAAAATTCCCCACTGATAATAAAGATTTTGTTTACATAGCATCTGTTGGCGATGATGTTAAAGATTTTGTAATTAATCTTATAAGGGAGTTGTCTGAGAATAGTATATCATACGAGGTTGACCTATTGAGAAGGTCTTTAAAAGCGCAGATGAGGGATGCAAATAAAAAGGGGGCGAGGTTTTCAATTATTGTGGGGAATGAAGAGTTAAAAAAGAATATGGTTGTTTTAAAAGATATGCAAGAGGGTATCCAGGAATTGATTTCTGTAGATTCATTGATAAAAATTTTAAAAGAGAAACTAACTACATAGTATATGCAGCTTCCTTATCCTCTACAGGATAGATTTTATCGTTATAATTATTTTTTAAGGAAAAAATTTGGTGCCAAAGTATATAAAATCACGGTAGATGCGGGATTTACATGTCCTACAAGAGATGGTACTCTTGGAACTAATGGGTGTCTTTATTGTAACAACTTGAGCTTTTCTACCGATAGAAGAGAAGGTTTAATGCCGGTTGAAGAACAGGTTGGGCGAGCAATTGAGATATTAAAAAGAAAGAAAAAAGTTGAAAAATTTCTTGTGTATTTTCAATCGTATACAAATACTTATGCATCGGTGAGCGAACTGGAAAAAATTTATAGCAAGGCTTTAACCTTCAAAGATGTTGTAGGGATTTGTATTGGTACGCGACCTGATTGCATTGATGATGATATTCTCACTATGCTTTCAAATGTTAATAAGGATTACTTTGTATCCATTGAATATGGAGTTGAGTCTGTTTATAACAAAAATTTGCTTTGGGCAAATCGTGGGCATGATTTTAAAACCTCTATAATTGCAATAGAAAAAACCTATAAATACGGACTGGATATAGCAATTCATATAATTTTTGGTTTTCCGGATGAAAGTAATGAAGATGTTCTGAATTCTGCGAAAGTAATAAATAGACTGCCTATAAATTCTATTAAAATTCATAATTTGCACGTGGTAAAATGTACGCCGCTTGAGAATTATTATAAGAAAAAACCTTTTAAATTATATAGCGAAGAAGAATGGATTTTATTAATGGCTGATTTCCTTGAATTGTTGAGACCTGATATAGTAATTCAAAGACTTATTGGTGAAGCCAAAAACAATACACTTGTAGCGCCAAGATGGAAAATGCCAAAACAAAAAATAGTTGCCGAAATAAAGAAAATACTGGAATCTCGTGAAACCTTTCAGGGATATAAGTATATGGAGAGAAAAGAAAAATTGGAGGTATTGGAAGATGTTAAAGATAAAAAATTATGAAATTCACCTGCTCGAATCCGGGAGGTTTGCTCTCGACGGCGGAGCTGTATTTGGTGTCATCCCAAAGCCGCTATGGAGTAGAAAGGTCGATGTTGATGAGGAAAATAGAGTAACAATGAGCCTTACTACCCCTGTTATTATAGGAAAAGATAGAAAAATTCTGATTGATTCTGGCGTCGGGAATAAGCTTGAGGAGAAACTTAAAAAAATCTATAAAGTTGATTTTAATTATGATATCGAAAAGAGCCTTACAGATTTTGGTATAAAACCACAAGAAATTACCGATGTGATTATTACGCATCTGCATTTTGATCATGTTGGTGGATGCGTTAAGCAAATTGATGGCAGATACATTCCGTCGTTTCCAAATGCGAGGTACTACGTGCAAAGGAAGCAATTTGACTGGGCAAACAATCCAACTGAGTTAGACAGAGCAAGCTTTATGAAGAAAAATTTTATGCCCCTATTGGAAAATAACGTGCTTGATATAATAGATGGAGAATTTTATTTAACCAGTGATATTGTGGTATATGTAACAGATGGTCATACACCTGGTCTGCAACATGTTTTTATTAGGGATAGTGAAAATCCTGTCTTTTTTGCCAGTGACTTGATTCCAATGTCCCATCATATACCCACTACCTGGATTACTGCATTTGACTTATTTCCTGTTGATCTCATAAAAGAAAAAAAATATTATCTTGATCAGGCAGCTCGAAATAATTGGACAATAATTTTTCCTCATGATCCGTATATTAAAGCTGTTAAGGTAAAAAAAGGTGAAAAATATTTTGAGATAAGCGAAATAATAGAAAAAAGAGATAATGAATAAATCGGATATCAAAAATGAAGATATAGCAAAAGTATTTAAAGAACTTGGCGCTATACTGGAAATAAAGGGAGAAAATCCTTTTAAAGCTCGAGCATATTATAACGCTGCAAGGATTATTGAAAAACTTCCAGTGCCGATGAAAGAGCTGATAGATTCAGGTGAAATTTCCAATATTAAGGGTATAGGGAATGCGGTAATTAAAAAAAGTAAAGTACTGATTGAAACAGGAAAATTACCTTATTATGAAGACTTAAAAAGTAGTATTCCTGAAGGTCTTCTTGAAATGCTAAAAATACCGGGTTTAGGTCCACGGAAGATCAGAAAGTTATGGGTCGATCTTGGTATTACAAATATTGGTGAGCTTGAATATGCCTGCGATGTTAATAGGCTTGTTAGCCTGGAAGGATTTGGTTTAAAAACACAGCAGAAAATACTTGAGGGAATAAAGTTTTTAAAAAAATATTCAGATAAGCATTATATATCAGAAGGAATTGATCAAGCAAAAAAAGTTATAGATGCTCTTAAAGAGTGTAAATTAATAAATAGAATTTCAGTCGCCGGTTCTATACGTAGAAAACTGGAGATAGTTAGAAATATTGATGTGGTAATATCATCTGTACCATTTGATCTCGAGAAGATTTTTAATTTTATGAAGGAGAAAATTGACAGAGGAGCAAAAATAGAAAAGAACAGAATAGAGTTTTCATCACCTGGGGGCTTATCTGTTGATTTATATATCGTTACAGATGAGGAATTTCCTGTAGCACTTTTTTATTATACTGGAAGTCAAGCGCATTACAATAATATTAAAGGCCGATTGATAGAAAAGGGGTTTGACTTTGATGGCTTTCTTTTGAAAAAAGGTAAAAGTAAGGTGACTATTGAAAATGAAGAAGATATTTATAGGATAGCCGGACTTCCATTTATACCGCCAGAACTGCGGGAAAATATTGGAGAGATTGAACTTGCTTCTTCAGGCAAATTGTCAGAATTGATTGAATGGAAAGATATAAAAGGTTGTTTTCATATTCATTCCAATTTTAGTGATGGGATATCGACGATAGAGGAACTGGTATGGAAGGCAAGGGAATTAGGATTTAGTTTTATCTCAATTGCAGATCACAGTAAGTCTGCATTTTATGCGAATGGTCTTGATGAGGAAAGACTTAAAGAGCAGTGGGAAGAAATTGAGAGGGTACATAAGAAATATCCAGATTTTAAGATTTTCAAGAGTATAGAATCCGATATCCTTGCTGATGGAAGTCTTGATTATACGGATGATATATTAGCCAAATTTGACTTTGTAATTGCATCAGTCCATTCTCGATTTAATCTATCAAATGAAGAACAAACAAACAGAATTTTAAGAGCAATCCGGAATCCCTTTGTAAAAATTTTAGGTCATCCAACGGGGAGGCTTCTTCTTGCAAGAGAAGGTTATGATGTTGACCTGGAAAAAGTTTTAAGAGAGCTTGCAAAATTGGATAAGGCAGTAGAGATAAATGCAAGTCCCCATAGGCTTGACCTTGACTGGAGATGGGGACCGCTGGTCAGGGAGCTTAATTTAAAAGTGGCAATAAATCCTGACGCTCACAATATCGATGATATTACAGATGTAGAATATGGTATGTATGTGGCACGAAAATCAGGAATACCAAAGAAAAATATACTAAATACGTGGGAAGTAGGAGAGCTGGAGGAGTTTTTTAGAAAGAGAGTAAAATAGCACTATTTGAGTATATCTGTTAAATATATATAATAAGAGAAATTTGGATGATATTTTTTCTGAATCTACTATTTATTTTTACTAAGTTAACGTAGTAATTATTGATATTTGTGAAACAAAATAATGGCCGAAAGTCTTGAGAAAAAAGCGATTGAGATATATAACCGATTAAATACTAACTATCCGAATGCGGCCTGCTCTTTAAACCACAAGGACCCGGTTCAATTGCTTGTATCTACTATTTTATCTGCGCAATGCACTGATAAACAGGTTAATAAAATTACTCCAAAACTTTTTGAAAAATGTAAGACTCCGGAGGATTTTGTCAGGATAGATATGGATGAATTGATGGAGCTTATAAAGCCGGCAGGATTTTTTAAAAACAAGGCAAAAGCGGTAAAAGAATCGATGCAGATTATTGTAAAAGATTATAATGGAAATGTACCCAGAAGCCTTGAAGAACTCATAAAACTTCCTGGCGTCGGTAGAAAAACGGCGAATGTAGTCCTGGGTGATGGATACGGGATTCCTAGTATAGTGGTTGATACACATGTGAAAAGAATATCGAGAAGACTTGGATTAACGAATGAAAAGGACCCAGTTAAGATTGAATTTGATTTGATGAAAATTTTTCCAGAAGATACCTGGATAAAACTGGGACATTTGATGATTGATCATGGACGAAAGGTATGCAATGCAAGAAACCCAAAGTGTGAGGTATGTTTCCTGGAAGATTTATGTGATTTTTATAATAAGAGGGATATATGAAAATAGAAGCTATTATACGCGGTTTAATTGAAAGCATTGGATTAAATCCTAATGATGAATATCTTAAAGACACCCCGAGAAGGGTTAAAAAAATGTGGGAGATATTGACATCTGGATATAAGATGAATATAGAGGAACTTTTTTCTAAATCGGTATGTGAATCGAAATATGATCAAATGATTGTGGTTAGAGATATAGATTTTTTCAGTACCTGTGAACATCATCTCCTGCCTTTTTATGGGAAGGTTCATGTTGGGTATCTTCCTGATAAAAAGATTATAGGTTTAAGTAAAATCCCAAGATTAGTAGAAGTATTTTCTAGACGGTTGCAGGTTCAGGAGAGACTAACCCAGCAACTGGCAGAAACATTGATGGATCATTTACAACCAAAGGGGGTGGGGGTTATTGTGGAAGCTCAGCACCTCTGTATGATGATGAGAGGTGTTGAAAAGGTTAATTCAAAAATAAAGACGAGTGTCATGCTCGGTGCATTTAAAAATGACCAGAAAACTCGAGACGAATTTTTAAACCTTGTCAATAAAAATTATGAGGTGTAGATATGCCTTTAATTGGATGTCATATATCGATAAGTGGTGGAGTAGAAAATGCTCCAGCAAGAGGTAAACAATTAGGCTGTGATGCCATGCAAATATTTACTTCTAATCAGATGCAGTGGAAAGGTCGTCCAATTACTGATGAAGCTAAGGTAAATTACCTGAAATCTATGAAAGAAAATAATATAAAGGTTACGATTTCCCACGATTCTTATCTGATAAATCTTGGCAGTCCTGATAAGGCGAAACTGGAAAAATCACGTCAGGCTTTCTTAGAAGAGATTGATAGATGTGATAAACTGGGGATAGAGCTTCTTGTATTTCATCCTGGTAGTCATATGGGTAAAGGCGAAGATTATTGCTTGAAGATAATAGCAGAAAGTATTGATTATATGGTAGAACAACGTCCTGATTCTAATATATCTTTTGTCCTTGAAACAACAGCCGGTCAGGGATCCAATGTTGGATACACTTTTGAGCAATTGAGAAAGATAATTGAACTTTCAAGTTATCCTGAAAGATTCGGAATCTGTTTTGATACCTGTCATGCATATGCAGCAGGTTATGATATAGTATCATTTAAAGGATACAAAGATACCTGGACGAAATTCGATGATATTCTTGGACTTGAAAGGTTAAAAGTTTTTCATTTAAATGACTCAAAGAAAGAGTTAGGTTCTCGTATTGATAGACATTGTAATCTGGGTGATGGTTACCTTGGATGGGAAACCTTTTACAAAATTATTAATGATGAGAGGTTTAAGGAACTTCCAATGATACTAGAAACTCCAGGTGGTGATGAGAATTATGCAAAGGAGATTGCAATTCTGAAGAAAGCTCTAAAAAATAAATAGGAGAAAACAGATGAAAGATTATGATTTAATAATTATCGGTTCTGGTCCTGGAGGATATGTTTCTGCAGTAAAAGCTGCTCAATTAGGTCTGAGAACATTATGTGTTGAAAAAGAAGAGCTTGGCGGAGTTTGTCTCAACTGGGGATGTATACCCACAAAAGCTATAATTAAGAGCGTCGATCTCATTAATGATTTAAAAGATACAAACAGATATGGAATAAAGGTAGACAGGCTGAGTTTTGATTTTTCTGATATCATCAGAAGGTCCAGGATAGTAGCAAAAAAAATTTCAAAAGGCGTTGAATATCTTTTTAAAAAGTATGGAGTTAGTGTAGAAAAAGGTTGGGGTAAAATATTTGATAGTAATACAGTTGAGATCGACAGTAATGGATACAGTAAAAAAATAACCGGCAAAAATATTTTAATAGCTACTGGTGCACGACCTGTCTTACTTCCCGGCGTAAAAATATCAAATAGAGTTCTTACCTCAAAAGAAGCATTGATTTTAAATGAATTACCGGAATCCATAACTATTATTGGATCTGGTGCAATAGGGACGGAATTCGCCTATATCTTTTCTTCATTGGGTTCTAAGGTAAATTTGATTGAACTTCTACCTCAGGTGCTGCCAGCGGTAGATGAGGATGTATCAACTGAGCTATCAAAAGCGCTAAAAAAACATGGTGTTAAAATATATACTTCTACAAAAGTTAAAAATATATTAGAAAATAAGGATAGCGTAGAGGTGGAAATTTCTAATCAGAATGAAACCGAAATTCTAAAATCTGCTTATGCTTTAATTTCTATTGGAATAATTGGTAATACTGGGAATTTGGGTTTAGAAGATCTGGGAATAGAAACAGAAAAAGGTTTTATAAAAGTAAATAAATCATTCAAAACGAATATAGACAATATATATGCTATTGGTGATGTAATAGGGCAACCGGCACTTGCACATGTTGCATCGAAAGAAGGATTGTATGTAGTAGAAAAGATAGCAGGCAAAGAACATGCACTGGTAAATTATCGGGCAATCCCCTATGCTGTATATACAAAGCCACAGGTAGCTGGCGTAGGATTAACTGAGAAAGAGGCTAAAGATAGTGCAGTTGATTATAATGTTGGAATTTTCCCCTTTAGTGCAAATGGCAAATGCACTGCTTCCGGTGATATTTATGGCTTTGTTAAAGTTTTATTCAATAAAAAAGATGATACGATATTAGGTGCTCATATTGTCGGTCATGAGGCATCAGAGTTAGTTCATATCTTCATAGATGCGATTGAAAATAAGTTGAAATATAAGGATATGAAAAAATCGGTATTTGCTCATCCCACAGCATCTGAGGCTATCCATGAAGCGATTCTCTCAGCCTATAATGAACAAATTCACATTTAGATATGAGTAAAATATTAGAAGTGCTCGACCTTGGATACAGAAATTATGGAGAAATCTGGGAGTTACAGAAAAGGCTACATTTTCTTAGAGTAAAAGGTGTAATTCCAGATACGTTGATTCTGGTTGAACATAATCATGTTTATACTTTTGGTAAAAATGCCACACGGGAGAATCTCCTTGTAAGTGATGAGTATCTTAAGCAAAGGGGAATTGAGGTTTATCATGTAGATAGAGGTGGTGATGTAACCTATCATGGACCGGGTCAGCTGGTTGGATATCCCATATTCAATCTGAAGGAACATAAGGAAAGTGTATCCTGGTTCGTAAATAAAATCGAACAGGTTTTGATTGATACATTAAAAGAGATAGGTATAGAAGCTGATAGAATCAAAGGGTTGACTGGAGTGTGGGTCAGGGATAATAAAATCGCAGCAATAGGTATGAGGGTTTCTAAATTGGTTACAATGCATGGTTTTGCATTAAATGTAGCAAATGAATTATCCTATTACTCCGGGATAATACCATGCGGGATAAGGGATAAGGGAATAATTCGGATTATTGATTTAAAACCTGAAGTTAGCTTATCAATGGTGAAAGATATACTGATAAACAAATTTCTATATAATTTCAATTTTGAAAGCTATAAAGTAAGGGAGGAATATACAGAGGATATTGAGCGAGATGAGAATTAGAAAACCTGATTGGCTAAAAATAAAGCTGACTGTAAATGAAGAGTTAAAATTTATATCAAATCTTTTAAAAGATAATAATTTAAATACTGTTTGTGTTGAGGCAAGGTGCCCTAACTTGCATGAGTGCTGGGCCAGAGGAATAGCAACCTTTATGATCTGTGGTGATATATGCACACGCAATTGTAGGTTTTGCTCGGTGAAGCATGGAATACCCTCTCCACTGGATGAGAAAGAACCGGAAAAAATTGCAAATGTGGTGAAGAAGCTGGGTCTTAGATATTGTGTCCTCACATCTGTTACCCGTGATGATCTTCCGGATGGGGGAGCAAAACACTGGGCAGATACAGTTGAAACGATAAGAAAGGTAAATCCAGGTATTAAAGTGGAAGTGCTGGTACCTGATTTTGAGGGGGATAAGGAAGCGTTAGATTGCGTATTTAATTCAAACCCCGATGTATTCGCGCATAACCTTGAAACCATAAAAGAATTATATAAAAAAATCAGACCGCAAGCTGATTACCATAGATCTCTCGATTTATTAAAAATAGCAAAAAATAGAGGATTTATAACAAAGACAGGTATAATGGTTGGTCTTGGTGAAGCGAAGGATAAGGTATTTTCTTTGATTGATGATATTTCAGAAATAGGGGTTGATATATTTACCGTTGGTCAATACCTCCAGCCTACAAAAGATAATTTACCTGTGTATAGATATGTTCCCCCCTATGAATTTGATGAATTTAAATCTTATGCTGTTAGTAAGGGAATTAAGCATGTTTTTTCGGCACCCCTTGTAAGGAGTTCTTATCATGCGGAAGATGTATTGTTATAATACAAAATGATAAATTGGCTTTGCAGCCAGAGAAATTCAATCTAATGTGGCGCAACAACTTGTGATTTAATTAAAATTGAATTTTATATGTAAGTTTTTCCCTAAGAAATTAAAA
The sequence above is drawn from the Candidatus Neomarinimicrobiota bacterium genome and encodes:
- the lipB gene encoding lipoyl(octanoyl) transferase LipB; the encoded protein is MSKILEVLDLGYRNYGEIWELQKRLHFLRVKGVIPDTLILVEHNHVYTFGKNATRENLLVSDEYLKQRGIEVYHVDRGGDVTYHGPGQLVGYPIFNLKEHKESVSWFVNKIEQVLIDTLKEIGIEADRIKGLTGVWVRDNKIAAIGMRVSKLVTMHGFALNVANELSYYSGIIPCGIRDKGIIRIIDLKPEVSLSMVKDILINKFLYNFNFESYKVREEYTEDIERDEN
- the nfo gene encoding deoxyribonuclease IV; this translates as MPLIGCHISISGGVENAPARGKQLGCDAMQIFTSNQMQWKGRPITDEAKVNYLKSMKENNIKVTISHDSYLINLGSPDKAKLEKSRQAFLEEIDRCDKLGIELLVFHPGSHMGKGEDYCLKIIAESIDYMVEQRPDSNISFVLETTAGQGSNVGYTFEQLRKIIELSSYPERFGICFDTCHAYAAGYDIVSFKGYKDTWTKFDDILGLERLKVFHLNDSKKELGSRIDRHCNLGDGYLGWETFYKIINDERFKELPMILETPGGDENYAKEIAILKKALKNK
- the lipA gene encoding lipoyl synthase — protein: MSEMRIRKPDWLKIKLTVNEELKFISNLLKDNNLNTVCVEARCPNLHECWARGIATFMICGDICTRNCRFCSVKHGIPSPLDEKEPEKIANVVKKLGLRYCVLTSVTRDDLPDGGAKHWADTVETIRKVNPGIKVEVLVPDFEGDKEALDCVFNSNPDVFAHNLETIKELYKKIRPQADYHRSLDLLKIAKNRGFITKTGIMVGLGEAKDKVFSLIDDISEIGVDIFTVGQYLQPTKDNLPVYRYVPPYEFDEFKSYAVSKGIKHVFSAPLVRSSYHAEDVLL
- the folE gene encoding GTP cyclohydrolase I FolE, with the protein product MKIEAIIRGLIESIGLNPNDEYLKDTPRRVKKMWEILTSGYKMNIEELFSKSVCESKYDQMIVVRDIDFFSTCEHHLLPFYGKVHVGYLPDKKIIGLSKIPRLVEVFSRRLQVQERLTQQLAETLMDHLQPKGVGVIVEAQHLCMMMRGVEKVNSKIKTSVMLGAFKNDQKTRDEFLNLVNKNYEV
- the nth gene encoding endonuclease III produces the protein MAESLEKKAIEIYNRLNTNYPNAACSLNHKDPVQLLVSTILSAQCTDKQVNKITPKLFEKCKTPEDFVRIDMDELMELIKPAGFFKNKAKAVKESMQIIVKDYNGNVPRSLEELIKLPGVGRKTANVVLGDGYGIPSIVVDTHVKRISRRLGLTNEKDPVKIEFDLMKIFPEDTWIKLGHLMIDHGRKVCNARNPKCEVCFLEDLCDFYNKRDI
- the lpdA gene encoding dihydrolipoyl dehydrogenase, producing MKDYDLIIIGSGPGGYVSAVKAAQLGLRTLCVEKEELGGVCLNWGCIPTKAIIKSVDLINDLKDTNRYGIKVDRLSFDFSDIIRRSRIVAKKISKGVEYLFKKYGVSVEKGWGKIFDSNTVEIDSNGYSKKITGKNILIATGARPVLLPGVKISNRVLTSKEALILNELPESITIIGSGAIGTEFAYIFSSLGSKVNLIELLPQVLPAVDEDVSTELSKALKKHGVKIYTSTKVKNILENKDSVEVEISNQNETEILKSAYALISIGIIGNTGNLGLEDLGIETEKGFIKVNKSFKTNIDNIYAIGDVIGQPALAHVASKEGLYVVEKIAGKEHALVNYRAIPYAVYTKPQVAGVGLTEKEAKDSAVDYNVGIFPFSANGKCTASGDIYGFVKVLFNKKDDTILGAHIVGHEASELVHIFIDAIENKLKYKDMKKSVFAHPTASEAIHEAILSAYNEQIHI
- a CDS encoding TIGR01212 family radical SAM protein (This family includes YhcC from E. coli K-12, an uncharacterized radical SAM protein.) produces the protein MQLPYPLQDRFYRYNYFLRKKFGAKVYKITVDAGFTCPTRDGTLGTNGCLYCNNLSFSTDRREGLMPVEEQVGRAIEILKRKKKVEKFLVYFQSYTNTYASVSELEKIYSKALTFKDVVGICIGTRPDCIDDDILTMLSNVNKDYFVSIEYGVESVYNKNLLWANRGHDFKTSIIAIEKTYKYGLDIAIHIIFGFPDESNEDVLNSAKVINRLPINSIKIHNLHVVKCTPLENYYKKKPFKLYSEEEWILLMADFLELLRPDIVIQRLIGEAKNNTLVAPRWKMPKQKIVAEIKKILESRETFQGYKYMERKEKLEVLEDVKDKKL
- a CDS encoding MBL fold metallo-hydrolase, with the translated sequence MLKIKNYEIHLLESGRFALDGGAVFGVIPKPLWSRKVDVDEENRVTMSLTTPVIIGKDRKILIDSGVGNKLEEKLKKIYKVDFNYDIEKSLTDFGIKPQEITDVIITHLHFDHVGGCVKQIDGRYIPSFPNARYYVQRKQFDWANNPTELDRASFMKKNFMPLLENNVLDIIDGEFYLTSDIVVYVTDGHTPGLQHVFIRDSENPVFFASDLIPMSHHIPTTWITAFDLFPVDLIKEKKYYLDQAARNNWTIIFPHDPYIKAVKVKKGEKYFEISEIIEKRDNE
- a CDS encoding DUF2007 domain-containing protein, with protein sequence MPFCPKCKYEFTEGVKTCPDCGEKLVDTLNEDEIVDVKWVPVGTLKSSMYGDMARELLEKNDIPALVVTDFFHGALATSGTGLAGTFAKIYVPEGSVNKAREILKEHMDIDLS
- the polX gene encoding DNA polymerase/3'-5' exonuclease PolX, which encodes MNKSDIKNEDIAKVFKELGAILEIKGENPFKARAYYNAARIIEKLPVPMKELIDSGEISNIKGIGNAVIKKSKVLIETGKLPYYEDLKSSIPEGLLEMLKIPGLGPRKIRKLWVDLGITNIGELEYACDVNRLVSLEGFGLKTQQKILEGIKFLKKYSDKHYISEGIDQAKKVIDALKECKLINRISVAGSIRRKLEIVRNIDVVISSVPFDLEKIFNFMKEKIDRGAKIEKNRIEFSSPGGLSVDLYIVTDEEFPVALFYYTGSQAHYNNIKGRLIEKGFDFDGFLLKKGKSKVTIENEEDIYRIAGLPFIPPELRENIGEIELASSGKLSELIEWKDIKGCFHIHSNFSDGISTIEELVWKARELGFSFISIADHSKSAFYANGLDEERLKEQWEEIERVHKKYPDFKIFKSIESDILADGSLDYTDDILAKFDFVIASVHSRFNLSNEEQTNRILRAIRNPFVKILGHPTGRLLLAREGYDVDLEKVLRELAKLDKAVEINASPHRLDLDWRWGPLVRELNLKVAINPDAHNIDDITDVEYGMYVARKSGIPKKNILNTWEVGELEEFFRKRVK
- a CDS encoding histidine--tRNA ligase, coding for MKYRRVRGTKDILPQDSYKWLYIEDKIKNFANIHNYKYIKTPAFEVTDLFIRSIGDDTDIVSKEMYTFKDKGNNSLTLKPEMTAPVIRAYIEERLNQLASVIKLYYIDSLFRQERPQKGRLRQFHQYGFEIIGSSYPEADAEIIFLSYQLLRRFGIENMTVKVNSIGDRESRKKYLSILRESLEPQKKKLCKTCQIRFERNILRLFDCKEQSCQAILDEHAPRIIDYISKDDREHFDEVLRFIEKAGVECVIDHKLVRGLDYYTRTTFEITSNLLGAQDALCGGGRYDHLVEDLGGQPTPAVGVAGGIERLWIALEEIGKFPTDNKDFVYIASVGDDVKDFVINLIRELSENSISYEVDLLRRSLKAQMRDANKKGARFSIIVGNEELKKNMVVLKDMQEGIQELISVDSLIKILKEKLTT
- a CDS encoding PTS sugar transporter subunit IIA, encoding MTPNLILYPLEASTKEEVISKLVDLLYKEGKVPDPDSAKKAVIEREKLMSTGVGRGVAIPHGKYSYIDDVVVAVGISRKGIDFNAVDGQPVYIFILLLTPEKQPTKHLKLLSKFSRILSTVQAREEILEANSPEEIAKIFYKYDEKF